In Oncorhynchus kisutch isolate 150728-3 unplaced genomic scaffold, Okis_V2 scaffold955, whole genome shotgun sequence, one DNA window encodes the following:
- the LOC116363609 gene encoding TOG array regulator of axonemal microtubules protein 2-like isoform X3 — protein MAYRGRKSSEFDKLQKENSQMKSVIENLRKQNMALNQQDDQDKFSSFGYQESYPIAEGHRGFISDARLLQMQRAEREAMEAKQRKISAIHENYVRTALIRVGSTFAHHFVPSIQCIPRPKAPPRPLPRRLEHIALVPLKNVVGVDGAQVRPGSHSLESIQVNKSFSSSSVWPVPVPPTGAPSKRGKKKKGRRGVKALKVQSDQGCADNNGPIDLMEEVRDIEAHLKEEDWKVVHEVKAMGRRSLGSAMSTGEIATSSLGSLSSVDMNTPAELRDYLDVGTPVKSLDSPPRPAPPPTKPRSKQPRPIRFLSLPKAATGSDKMAASEPKGQIKNQARLQPLSNPEQALTKTFKLLHSASDDWEKKIEGLTFLRVMAQNHMDILMPKLHDICLAIINEVKNLRSAVSCAAMATLGDMYVHLQRAMDSEVEGTARVLLHKASEANAFIRQGANFALGHMVQSCTPTRVMNALLVGGLSHRNAAVRSCTAQHLERLAEVMGTARLLSGKKDLTDRFLIAVSKLAVDPSQEVRHHGRKILSNMATNGDFPKMWDKFAPRKERESLREVISKVNLKERPHTHR, from the exons ATGGCTTATCGAGGGAGAAAATCAAGTGAGTTTGACAAACTCCAGAAGGAGAACTCACAGATGAAGAGCGTCATCGAAAACTTGAGGAAGCAAAACATGGCTTTAAACCAACAGGATGACCAGGACAAGTTTTCAAGTTTT GGCTATCAGGAGAGCTACCCAATCGCAGAGGGCCATCGTGGCTTCATCAGTGATGCCAGACTTCTGCAGATGCAGAGAGCTGAAAGAGAGGCCATGGAAGCAAAGCAAAGAAAGATAAGTGCTATCCATGAGAATTATGTCCGGACTGCTCTCATCAGGGTTGGCAGCACCTTCGCGCACCACTTCGTCCCCTCTATTCAGTGCATTCCGCGGCCGAAAGCTCCACCGAGGCCTTTGCCACGAAGGCTTGAGCACATAGCTCTGGTCCCACTGAAGAACGTGGTGGGGGTGGACGGAGCCCAAGTTCGACCCGGATCTCACTCTCTAGAGTCCATCCAGGTAAATAAGTCATTCAGCAGCAGTAGCGTGTGGCCTGTTCCCGTCCCTCCCACTGGAGCTCCCTCCAAGAGGGGCAAGAAGAAGAAGGGCAGGCGGGGAGTCAAAGCCCTGAAAGTCCAGTCGGACCAGGGCTGTGCTGACAACAACGGACCCATTGAcctgatggaggaggtgagggacatcGAGGCTCACCTGAAGGAGGAGGACTGGAAG GTGGTACATGAGGTGAAGGCCATGGGCAGGAGAAGTTTGGGCTCGGCCATGTCCACGGGGGAAATAGCAACCAGCTCTCTGGGAAGCCTGAGCTCAGTGGATATGAACACCCCTGCGGAGCTCCGTGACTACTTGGATGTCGGGACCCCGGTCAAGTCGCTTGACAGCCCACCCAGGCCTGCTCCCCCTCCTACCAAGCCCAGGAGCAAACAGCCTCGGCCTATAAGGTTCCTTAGCCTGCCAAAGGCTGCCACCGGCTCAG ACAAGATGGCAGCCAGTGAGCCAAAGGGCCAAATTAAGAACCAGGCCAGATTGCAGCCCCTGTCCAACCCAGAGCAGGCCCTGACTAAGACCTTCAAGCTGCTCCACTCTGCCTCTGATGACTG GGAGAAGAAGATCGAGGGCTTGACCTTTCTCCGTGTGATGGCTCAGAACCACATGGACATACTGATGCCTAAACTCCATGATATCTGCCTTGCCATTATAAATGAG GTGAAGAACCTGCGCTCTGCAGTGTCCTGTGCTGCCATGGCCACACTGGGTGACATGTACGTCCACCTCCAGAGGGCCATGGACAGTGAGGTGGAGGGGACGGCACGCGTGCTGCTGCACAAAGCCAGCGAGGCCAACGCCTTCATCCGGCAGGGCGCCAACTTTGCCCTGGGTCACATGGTGCAGAGCTGCACCCCTACACGTGTCATGAATGCCCTGCTGGTCGGTGggctgag CCACCGTAACGCTGCGGTGAGGAGCTGCACTGCTCAGCACCTGGAGAGACTGGCTGAGGTCATGGGGACGGCTCGTCTCCTGTCGGGGAAGAAAGACCTCACTGACCGTTTCTTGATTGCCGTCAGTAAACTGGCTGTGGACCCTTCACAGGAAGTCAG
- the LOC116363609 gene encoding TOG array regulator of axonemal microtubules protein 2-like isoform X2 has product MAYRGRKSSEFDKLQKENSQMKSVIENLRKQNMALNQQDDQDKFSSFGYQESYPIAEGHRGFISDARLLQMQRAEREAMEAKQRKISAIHENYVRTALIRVGSTFAHHFVPSIQCIPRPKAPPRPLPRRLEHIALVPLKNVVGVDGAQVRPGSHSLESIQVNKSFSSSSVWPVPVPPTGAPSKRGKKKKGRRGVKALKVQSDQGCADNNGPIDLMEEVRDIEAHLKEEDWKVVHEVKAMGRRSLGSAMSTGEIATSSLGSLSSVDMNTPAELRDYLDVGTPVKSLDSPPRPAPPPTKPRSKQPRPIRFLSLPKAATGSDKMAASEPKGQIKNQARLQPLSNPEQALTKTFKLLHSASDDWEKKIEGLTFLRVMAQNHMDILMPKLHDICLAIINEVKNLRSAVSCAAMATLGDMYVHLQRAMDSEVEGTARVLLHKASEANAFIRQGANFALGHMVQSCTPTRVMNALLVGGLSHRNAAVRSCTAQHLERLAEVMGTARLLSGKKDLTDRFLIAVSKLAVDPSQEVRHHGRKILSNMATNGDFPKMWDKFAPRKERESLREVISKVNLKERRGASLE; this is encoded by the exons ATGGCTTATCGAGGGAGAAAATCAAGTGAGTTTGACAAACTCCAGAAGGAGAACTCACAGATGAAGAGCGTCATCGAAAACTTGAGGAAGCAAAACATGGCTTTAAACCAACAGGATGACCAGGACAAGTTTTCAAGTTTT GGCTATCAGGAGAGCTACCCAATCGCAGAGGGCCATCGTGGCTTCATCAGTGATGCCAGACTTCTGCAGATGCAGAGAGCTGAAAGAGAGGCCATGGAAGCAAAGCAAAGAAAGATAAGTGCTATCCATGAGAATTATGTCCGGACTGCTCTCATCAGGGTTGGCAGCACCTTCGCGCACCACTTCGTCCCCTCTATTCAGTGCATTCCGCGGCCGAAAGCTCCACCGAGGCCTTTGCCACGAAGGCTTGAGCACATAGCTCTGGTCCCACTGAAGAACGTGGTGGGGGTGGACGGAGCCCAAGTTCGACCCGGATCTCACTCTCTAGAGTCCATCCAGGTAAATAAGTCATTCAGCAGCAGTAGCGTGTGGCCTGTTCCCGTCCCTCCCACTGGAGCTCCCTCCAAGAGGGGCAAGAAGAAGAAGGGCAGGCGGGGAGTCAAAGCCCTGAAAGTCCAGTCGGACCAGGGCTGTGCTGACAACAACGGACCCATTGAcctgatggaggaggtgagggacatcGAGGCTCACCTGAAGGAGGAGGACTGGAAG GTGGTACATGAGGTGAAGGCCATGGGCAGGAGAAGTTTGGGCTCGGCCATGTCCACGGGGGAAATAGCAACCAGCTCTCTGGGAAGCCTGAGCTCAGTGGATATGAACACCCCTGCGGAGCTCCGTGACTACTTGGATGTCGGGACCCCGGTCAAGTCGCTTGACAGCCCACCCAGGCCTGCTCCCCCTCCTACCAAGCCCAGGAGCAAACAGCCTCGGCCTATAAGGTTCCTTAGCCTGCCAAAGGCTGCCACCGGCTCAG ACAAGATGGCAGCCAGTGAGCCAAAGGGCCAAATTAAGAACCAGGCCAGATTGCAGCCCCTGTCCAACCCAGAGCAGGCCCTGACTAAGACCTTCAAGCTGCTCCACTCTGCCTCTGATGACTG GGAGAAGAAGATCGAGGGCTTGACCTTTCTCCGTGTGATGGCTCAGAACCACATGGACATACTGATGCCTAAACTCCATGATATCTGCCTTGCCATTATAAATGAG GTGAAGAACCTGCGCTCTGCAGTGTCCTGTGCTGCCATGGCCACACTGGGTGACATGTACGTCCACCTCCAGAGGGCCATGGACAGTGAGGTGGAGGGGACGGCACGCGTGCTGCTGCACAAAGCCAGCGAGGCCAACGCCTTCATCCGGCAGGGCGCCAACTTTGCCCTGGGTCACATGGTGCAGAGCTGCACCCCTACACGTGTCATGAATGCCCTGCTGGTCGGTGggctgag CCACCGTAACGCTGCGGTGAGGAGCTGCACTGCTCAGCACCTGGAGAGACTGGCTGAGGTCATGGGGACGGCTCGTCTCCTGTCGGGGAAGAAAGACCTCACTGACCGTTTCTTGATTGCCGTCAGTAAACTGGCTGTGGACCCTTCACAGGAAGTCAG